The following are encoded together in the Salinibacterium sp. UTAS2018 genome:
- a CDS encoding 50S ribosomal protein L25/general stress protein Ctc, with product MAKPGVNHVVTDARDSFGKGAARKLRAAGKIPAVIYGHGTEPIHVALPGHEIGLILRKSNQILDLDINGKSQLALVKDVQKDPVRQIIEHIDLVVIRKGEKVIVDVPIHVTGESAPGTLANLDAPTISVEAEATHIPEYFTVDIEGREEGAHIYAADIELIEGSNLLSDPELLVVAVSMPRASVEAEAAEEEAAAVAAEAAAGAAE from the coding sequence ATGGCTAAGCCAGGCGTAAACCACGTTGTTACAGATGCTCGTGATTCCTTCGGCAAGGGTGCTGCACGCAAGCTCCGTGCTGCCGGCAAAATTCCTGCCGTCATCTACGGTCACGGCACCGAGCCCATCCACGTTGCCCTCCCGGGTCACGAGATCGGCCTCATCCTCCGCAAGTCGAACCAGATTCTGGACCTCGACATCAACGGCAAGAGCCAGCTCGCCCTCGTGAAGGACGTTCAGAAGGACCCCGTTCGCCAGATCATCGAGCACATCGACCTCGTTGTCATCCGCAAGGGTGAAAAGGTCATCGTTGACGTGCCGATCCACGTTACTGGCGAGTCGGCTCCCGGCACCCTCGCGAACCTCGACGCTCCGACCATCTCGGTCGAGGCAGAAGCAACTCACATTCCTGAGTACTTCACCGTCGACATCGAGGGCCGCGAAGAAGGCGCTCACATCTACGCCGCCGACATCGAGCTCATCGAGGGCTCGAACCTGCTCTCCGACCCCGAGCTTCTCGTTGTCGCCGTCAGCATGCCGCGTGCATCGGTTGAGGCCGAAGCTGCTGAAGAAGAAGCCGCCGCTGTTGCTGCAGAGGCCGCTGCAGGGGCTGCTGAATAA